Genomic window (Bosea vaviloviae):
TCACCATCGGTCGGGCCTCGACCTATGGCATCCTGCCGCTCTCGACCTCGCTCGACACGCCGGGTCCGATGGCGCGCGATGTCGAGGATGTGGCGCTGCTCTACAATGTGCTGCAGGGGCCCGATCCGCTCGATCCCAATACGCGCGGCATCCTGCCCGTCGATCCGCTGCCGACGCTGAAGCGCGGCGTGCGGGGCCTGCGGCTCGGGCGGATGCCGGCCTCCGAACGCGCGGGCTGCGCGGAGGAGGTGCTGGCGGCCTATGACCGCTCGCTCGAGACGCTGGCCGGGCTCGGCGCCGAGATCGTCGATGTCGTGCTGCCCTTCACCTTCAGCGATTTCACCAGGGCGCAGGCGATCCTGGAGGCGGAGGCGTATTTCAACGACGGCGCGATGGCGGACGACGCCGGCGTGGTGATGGACGATGTCGTCAGGGCCCGCGTGCTCGTCGGGGCCAGGGTCTCGGCCCAGGACTATCTTGCGACCAAGCGCCAGCAGGTCGAGTGCAAGGCCCTGATGGCGGCGGCGATGGCGGGCGTCGACGCGCTGCTGACGCCGAGCACGGCGATGGCGGCGATCAGGCTCGACGAGGTCGACCAGGACCTGATGCCCTCGCGTTTCACCCGCTTCGGCAATTTCATGGAGATGTGTGCACTCTCGCTGCCCAACGGCTTCACCACTGGCGGCCTGCCGCTCTCCTTGCAGATCTGCTGCGCGGGCTATGAGGAGGCGATGGCGCTGCGCATCGGCTACGCGCTGCAGCAGGCGACGGACTACCACAAGCGCGTGCCGGCGATGGTGGCGTAGGAGGCGCAAACCTCTCCGTCATTCCGGGGCAGGCTGATTATCCGCG
Coding sequences:
- a CDS encoding amidase, with the protein product MNDVSRHLTDLAFLPAHVLAREIAAKRLSPVDVVDAFLKRIDRFEPKLQSFVAVYGMDARLAAEGADKAIRSGHAVGPLHGVPVALKDLIELEGRITTGGSANWRTRRSTVTATIARRMIAQGMIVLGKTHTVEFAFGGWGTNQHMGTPWNPWDPEHARTPGGSSNGSGVAVAARLAPWAIGTDTGGSVRLPAAFCGLTGLKLTIGRASTYGILPLSTSLDTPGPMARDVEDVALLYNVLQGPDPLDPNTRGILPVDPLPTLKRGVRGLRLGRMPASERAGCAEEVLAAYDRSLETLAGLGAEIVDVVLPFTFSDFTRAQAILEAEAYFNDGAMADDAGVVMDDVVRARVLVGARVSAQDYLATKRQQVECKALMAAAMAGVDALLTPSTAMAAIRLDEVDQDLMPSRFTRFGNFMEMCALSLPNGFTTGGLPLSLQICCAGYEEAMALRIGYALQQATDYHKRVPAMVA